The Alosa alosa isolate M-15738 ecotype Scorff River chromosome 9, AALO_Geno_1.1, whole genome shotgun sequence genome includes a region encoding these proteins:
- the LOC125301058 gene encoding uncharacterized protein LOC125301058 yields the protein MPEDRRIREEQLRGGKGRKESEEEGRKDDGRASEEKKEEGCLVCFSEFDSGSHLPGVLPCGHAFCRSCLRHPSLSPAGLLRCPLCRHLSWGRDTLRRETSSPVVALWASTTTDRGLVSPRASLTPQQRRDNQPLPANLEMTPTSQGPSLLSPLTQLRVSTLDETWFMNRCALCCRRHAADSYPLDCRHSLCPRCLESLLALAVPGWVAFLYCPRCSGQTAVFSRRPATTSHLPTRANPQQGPMVRPRALERAPGIDQRQCCCGIGIPCTLL from the coding sequence ATGCCAGAGGACAGACGGATACGAGAAGAGCAGCTGCGAGGTGGcaaaggaagaaaggagagtgaagaggaaggaagaaaggaTGACGGGAGAGCGtcggaggagaagaaggaggagggcTGCCTGGTGTGCTTCAGCGAGTTTGACTCGGGGTCCCACCTACCCGGCGTTCTTCCGTGCGGCCACGCGTTCTGCCGCTCGTGCCTCCGCCACCCGAGCCTCTCCCCCGCGGGCCTCCTCCGTTGCCCCCTGTGCCGCCACCTCTCCTGGGGCAGGGACACGCTGCGCAGGGAGACCTCCAGCCCAGTGGTGGCGCTGTGGGCTAGCACCACAACTGACAGAGGCCTTGTTTCACCTCGTGCCTCTCTTACACCACAACAGAGACGAGACAACCAGCCCCTTCCCGCCAATTTGGAAATGACACCCACCTCACAGGGTCCGAGCCTACTGTCCCCTCTCACACAGCTGAGGGTCAGCACTCTGGACGAGACCTGGTTCATGAACCGCTGTGCTCTCTGCTGCAGACGTCACGCCGCTGACTCATACCCCTTAGACTGCCGCCACTCCCTGTGTCCACGCTGTCTGGAGTCTCTGCTTGCCCTTGCCGTGCCCGGCTGGGTGGCATTCCTCTACTGCCCCCGGTGCAGCGGGCAGACCGCCGTCTTCAGCCGACGACCGGCCACCACCAGCCACCTGCCCACCCGTGCCAACCCTCAACAGGGTCCCATGGTGAGGCCGAGGGCCCTGGAGAGAGCACCAGGCATCGACCAGCGTCAATGCTGCTGTGGCATTGGGATTCCCTGCACACTATTATAG